In Panacibacter ginsenosidivorans, the following proteins share a genomic window:
- a CDS encoding PA0069 family radical SAM protein translates to MKDITHNPNAKPQPKNKDDEVQYHTGRGAQFNTKNKFLVNEITKEHIEGIDDWEDITLPTQYIEEEVKTIVNKVDSPDVGMSYSMNPYAGCEHGCIYCYARNVHEYWGYSAGMDFEQKIIVKKNAPQLLRKFLMHPKWDATPIMLSGNTDCYQPAEQKYRLTRGMLEVCNEFNQPVGILTKNSWILKDKDVLQEMGKKQIVSAMVSITSFNEDLRRVMEPRTTTAKQKLKVINELSSAGVRMGIMMGPMIPGLNEHEMQRIMKAARDNGATFTAYTFIRLNGAIKFLFHDWLYKNFPDRADKVWHLIENSHDGKVNDTRFGVRMRGEGPIAQLVAQQYRKYGKLYGMNAEEWSLDRSLFKRPGDVQGKLF, encoded by the coding sequence ATGAAAGACATCACACACAATCCCAATGCAAAACCACAACCAAAAAACAAAGATGATGAAGTGCAATATCATACGGGTCGTGGAGCGCAGTTCAATACAAAGAACAAATTCCTGGTAAATGAAATAACGAAGGAGCATATTGAAGGCATAGACGATTGGGAAGACATAACATTACCCACGCAATACATAGAAGAAGAAGTGAAAACAATCGTCAACAAAGTTGACAGCCCGGATGTAGGGATGAGCTATAGCATGAACCCTTATGCAGGCTGTGAGCACGGCTGCATATACTGCTATGCACGAAACGTCCATGAATACTGGGGTTACAGCGCAGGAATGGATTTTGAACAAAAGATCATTGTAAAGAAAAATGCGCCACAATTGCTGCGCAAGTTTCTCATGCATCCAAAATGGGATGCCACGCCGATCATGCTAAGCGGTAATACAGATTGTTACCAGCCCGCAGAACAAAAGTATCGTTTAACACGCGGCATGCTTGAAGTATGTAATGAGTTTAATCAGCCGGTTGGGATTCTTACAAAGAATTCATGGATCCTGAAAGACAAAGATGTGTTACAGGAAATGGGTAAGAAGCAAATTGTATCAGCCATGGTTTCTATTACTTCTTTCAATGAAGATCTGAGAAGAGTAATGGAACCAAGAACAACAACAGCAAAACAAAAATTAAAAGTCATCAATGAATTAAGCAGTGCAGGTGTACGCATGGGTATTATGATGGGACCAATGATCCCCGGATTGAATGAACATGAGATGCAACGCATCATGAAAGCGGCAAGAGATAATGGCGCTACGTTTACAGCATATACATTTATTCGTTTGAATGGCGCCATTAAATTTTTATTTCACGACTGGTTGTATAAAAACTTTCCTGACCGTGCGGATAAGGTATGGCATTTGATAGAAAACAGTCATGACGGAAAAGTAAATGATACACGCTTTGGTGTGCGTATGCGTGGCGAAGGACCTATTGCACAACTGGTAGCACAACAGTATCGCAAGTATGGTAAGTTATATGGCATGAATGCAGAAGAATGGAGTTTGGATAGAAGCTTGTTTAAGAGACCGGGAGATGTTCAGGGGAAGTTGTTTTAA
- the tcmP gene encoding three-Cys-motif partner protein TcmP — translation MAQKDLHEDPFDDGTIAKLEIFEDYAQAWIPTFVMQGTPIICIFDFFAGTGYDNNGVAGSPIRILEKIREQIGYIFQKKVKIKVYLNEFEPAKKKQKKFELLQKACLEYLEEYKDVKRAIEIEYFNKDFEILFPELISEIKKFPSLVYLDQNGIKFLSEKYLMELEKTSQTDFLYFVSSSYFKWLGNTEEFRKHVNLDIEELKIIRISLFIEM, via the coding sequence ATGGCACAAAAAGATTTACATGAAGATCCGTTTGATGACGGTACAATCGCTAAGTTAGAAATATTTGAAGATTATGCTCAGGCTTGGATTCCAACTTTTGTAATGCAAGGAACTCCTATAATATGCATTTTTGATTTCTTTGCTGGAACTGGGTATGATAACAATGGCGTTGCAGGAAGTCCAATTCGTATTCTTGAAAAAATAAGAGAGCAAATTGGCTATATCTTTCAAAAAAAAGTCAAAATAAAAGTTTACTTAAATGAATTTGAGCCAGCTAAAAAGAAGCAAAAGAAATTTGAACTTCTTCAAAAGGCATGTCTAGAATATCTTGAAGAATATAAAGACGTTAAACGTGCAATTGAAATTGAATACTTCAATAAAGATTTTGAAATATTATTTCCAGAATTAATTTCAGAAATAAAAAAATTTCCTTCATTAGTTTATCTTGACCAAAATGGGATCAAATTTTTATCTGAAAAATATTTAATGGAACTTGAAAAGACAAGCCAAACTGATTTTCTATATTTTGTTTCATCTTCTTATTTCAAATGGCTTGGCAATACTGAAGAGTTTAGAAAACATGTAAATCTAGATATTGAGGAATTGAAAATAATCCGTATAAGTTTATTCATAGAAATGTGA
- a CDS encoding DUF5131 family protein, protein MAQSSIEWTEMTWNPTTGCDKLSAGCKFCYAEVMSKRLQAMGIDKYKDGFELRLHEDALLIPYSWKSPKVVFVNSMSDMFHKDVPLSFIQKVFKTMNENPQHTFQVLTKRADILLKHDKHLNWSHNIWMGVSVENDKVVNRIDYLRQTHARVKFLSCEPLIGPLPNMNLQHIDWVIVGGESGRKPRPMNVDWVLDIQHQCEKSEVAFFFKQWGGTNKKKTGRILNGKTYDEMPALENLEEVEF, encoded by the coding sequence ATGGCTCAATCTAGCATCGAATGGACCGAAATGACTTGGAACCCAACCACAGGTTGTGATAAATTATCTGCTGGTTGTAAATTTTGTTATGCAGAAGTGATGTCGAAAAGATTGCAGGCAATGGGAATCGACAAATATAAAGATGGCTTTGAATTAAGATTGCATGAGGATGCCTTGTTGATTCCTTATTCATGGAAATCTCCGAAAGTCGTTTTTGTTAATTCCATGAGCGATATGTTTCACAAAGATGTTCCGCTTTCTTTTATTCAAAAAGTTTTTAAAACAATGAATGAAAATCCGCAGCATACTTTCCAGGTACTTACCAAACGTGCAGATATTCTATTGAAACATGACAAACATCTTAACTGGTCGCATAATATTTGGATGGGCGTTTCTGTAGAAAATGATAAAGTAGTTAACCGGATTGATTACTTAAGACAAACACATGCAAGAGTAAAATTCCTTTCATGCGAGCCATTGATTGGTCCATTGCCAAATATGAATCTTCAGCATATTGATTGGGTTATTGTTGGTGGCGAAAGTGGAAGAAAACCTAGACCAATGAATGTTGATTGGGTTTTGGATATTCAACACCAATGTGAAAAAAGTGAAGTCGCATTCTTCTTTAAACAATGGGGCGGGACAAACAAAAAGAAAACTGGTAGAATACTTAACGGAAAAACTTATGACGAGATGCCGGCTCTTGAAAATTTAGAAGAAGTCGAATTTTGA
- a CDS encoding 2'-5' RNA ligase family protein has protein sequence MPKENLYFIALIPKRELLEKINAFKQDFANRFNSSKALKVYPHITLKAPFKCVENAHKELLKWFSELHIKQKAFAIQLKNFGAFLNSKNPVVYINPMQSKELQFMQKEIIASFSSLFPGDIHPVDVDFKPHVTIAYRDLEPAMFEKAWEEYKHKSFNEDFEVDAFYLLQHDTDKWNIIATYSLSSNNTETLKHTNQA, from the coding sequence ATGCCTAAAGAAAATCTTTATTTCATTGCTCTTATACCTAAAAGAGAACTACTTGAAAAGATCAATGCATTTAAACAGGACTTTGCAAACAGGTTTAACAGTAGCAAAGCTTTAAAAGTATACCCGCATATAACATTGAAAGCTCCTTTCAAATGTGTTGAAAACGCACATAAAGAATTATTGAAATGGTTTAGCGAGTTGCATATAAAACAAAAGGCCTTTGCTATTCAGTTAAAAAACTTCGGTGCATTTCTTAATAGTAAGAATCCGGTTGTCTATATAAATCCAATGCAGTCAAAAGAATTGCAGTTTATGCAAAAAGAAATTATTGCAAGCTTCAGCAGTTTATTTCCGGGAGATATTCATCCTGTTGATGTAGACTTCAAACCGCATGTTACTATTGCATACAGAGATCTTGAGCCTGCAATGTTTGAAAAAGCATGGGAAGAATACAAGCACAAATCTTTCAACGAGGACTTTGAAGTAGATGCTTTTTATTTACTGCAACATGATACTGATAAATGGAACATTATTGCAACTTATAGTTTGTCCAGCAATAATACAGAAACACTTAAGCATACAAATCAGGCTTGA
- a CDS encoding carbon-nitrogen hydrolase family protein, whose product MKIALASPALTKTITEGLTQLEILVKEAAEQEAVIVCFPESFIPGYPTTENKVEKATADDLQNALQKACAVAAKNSITIILPMDWYEADKFLNVAFVISAKGGVLGYQSKNQLDPTEDGIWDAGTKRQLFEVNGIKFGITICHEGFRYPESVRWAARHGAAIVFHPHFTGSNISGPQLTEWGNMNNPYYEKAMMIRAMENTIYFASVNYATTFQESATSLIAPDGKCIAHQEYGKSGIIVVDIDPSFATGLLAKRFKPDLYA is encoded by the coding sequence ATGAAAATTGCATTGGCATCACCTGCATTAACCAAAACAATCACTGAAGGTCTAACACAATTGGAAATACTCGTAAAAGAAGCAGCAGAACAAGAAGCAGTAATAGTTTGTTTTCCTGAATCATTTATTCCCGGTTATCCAACAACAGAAAATAAAGTAGAAAAAGCAACGGCTGATGATCTGCAAAATGCTTTACAAAAAGCATGTGCAGTTGCAGCAAAGAATTCAATCACTATTATATTGCCAATGGATTGGTACGAAGCAGATAAATTTTTGAATGTAGCATTTGTTATCTCAGCGAAAGGAGGAGTATTAGGTTATCAATCAAAGAATCAACTCGATCCTACAGAAGATGGTATTTGGGATGCGGGAACAAAACGCCAACTCTTCGAAGTAAACGGAATAAAGTTTGGAATCACTATTTGCCATGAAGGTTTTCGTTATCCTGAATCGGTAAGATGGGCAGCAAGACATGGAGCAGCGATAGTATTTCATCCCCATTTTACCGGAAGTAATATAAGCGGACCACAACTGACAGAATGGGGTAATATGAATAATCCTTACTACGAAAAAGCTATGATGATCCGTGCCATGGAAAATACAATTTACTTCGCCAGCGTAAACTATGCAACCACATTCCAGGAATCTGCAACATCATTAATAGCGCCGGATGGAAAATGTATTGCACACCAGGAATATGGAAAGTCGGGCATTATAGTCGTAGATATTGATCCATCTTTTGCAACAGGTCTGTTGGCAAAAAGATTCAAGCCTGATTTGTATGCTTAA
- a CDS encoding ELWxxDGT repeat protein, which yields MKHTLHFFLFVLVFTTVVNAQVTKLANNNNIQTGFALGSTGILIDNNDSLWKTDGTAAGTSLYAHNVRVNTESGFAILNNKLYFSGTNAADGVELWVTDGTAAGTTIVKDIVAGFYSSSPAELYVFNNTIYFFASTAAEGTELWRSDGTAAGTILVKDINPGINSSLDNYANFFINNNILYFTANDDAHGTELWKTNGTAAGTVLVKDINNGSGSSDCTEFTAFGTLAIFAADNGINGKEVWVTDGSANGTKMVKDIVAGAGPSSPTQFILFKNKIYFTTVENFIQYKLYVTDGTDAGTTVVKDFTGGYAQVAFAIYMQDKFYFTALNSTNGTELWNSDGTATGTTLFKDIQPGKKSSNAFVFPNITGITDYHQVHNNLYNGKIFMMADNGTNGNELWISDGTDGGTKMVKDVNPGTGAAFDFPAYYYTSKGLYFAADDGTNGTELFKSDGTDASMIKDINTGSESSNPNFIMTLNNKLIFTANDGDNTNGDIDLYQVDETILPLTLLDFTAVLNGKAAQLEWSTSTEVNTKDFTIQRSFDGYNFQSIGSVTAAGNSTQKRDYKFIDAGALGTGYTKIYYRLQMNDKDNKFTYSKIEIVTIKNNAVDYSVYPNPVKNILTISFPNALTHVSIIITDQQGKVLLTQQLNNIQQGYKASINMAAYKSGIYYLQVKTNDGAQTNKIIKF from the coding sequence ATGAAACACACGCTACACTTTTTTTTATTTGTGCTGGTATTTACTACTGTTGTTAATGCACAGGTTACAAAACTTGCCAACAATAATAACATACAAACAGGTTTTGCATTAGGTAGTACAGGTATTCTCATCGACAACAATGATTCTTTATGGAAAACGGATGGTACTGCTGCAGGTACAAGTTTATATGCACATAATGTAAGAGTGAATACAGAATCTGGCTTTGCTATTCTAAATAATAAATTATACTTCTCTGGCACCAATGCTGCTGATGGGGTTGAATTATGGGTAACAGATGGTACTGCCGCAGGAACAACAATAGTAAAAGATATTGTGGCAGGTTTTTATAGTTCATCACCCGCAGAGTTATATGTATTCAATAACACTATTTATTTCTTCGCATCTACTGCCGCAGAAGGAACGGAGCTTTGGAGATCTGATGGTACCGCTGCAGGAACAATACTTGTAAAAGATATTAACCCGGGTATTAACAGCAGTCTTGATAATTATGCCAACTTCTTTATAAACAATAATATTTTATACTTTACTGCCAATGATGATGCGCATGGTACAGAGCTATGGAAAACAAACGGCACAGCAGCAGGAACAGTTTTAGTAAAAGATATTAATAATGGCAGTGGCTCTTCGGATTGCACGGAGTTCACCGCTTTTGGAACATTAGCCATATTCGCTGCAGATAATGGTATTAACGGTAAAGAAGTTTGGGTAACCGATGGCAGTGCCAATGGAACTAAAATGGTAAAAGATATTGTGGCAGGTGCCGGGCCTTCTTCTCCCACACAATTTATTCTCTTTAAAAACAAAATATATTTTACTACTGTTGAAAATTTTATTCAGTACAAACTATATGTAACAGACGGCACAGATGCAGGCACTACGGTTGTAAAAGATTTTACAGGTGGTTATGCACAGGTTGCATTTGCCATTTACATGCAGGATAAATTTTATTTCACCGCACTTAACAGCACCAATGGCACTGAGCTATGGAATTCAGATGGAACGGCTACAGGCACCACATTATTCAAAGACATACAGCCAGGTAAAAAATCTTCCAACGCTTTTGTTTTTCCAAACATAACAGGCATTACAGACTACCACCAGGTACATAACAATTTATACAACGGAAAAATATTTATGATGGCTGATAACGGAACCAATGGCAATGAGCTCTGGATCAGTGATGGTACCGATGGCGGCACTAAGATGGTAAAAGATGTTAACCCGGGAACCGGCGCTGCATTTGATTTTCCTGCTTATTATTATACATCAAAAGGATTATACTTTGCAGCAGATGACGGTACTAACGGCACAGAACTTTTTAAATCAGATGGTACAGACGCAAGCATGATAAAAGATATTAATACAGGTTCAGAAAGTTCAAATCCAAACTTCATTATGACGCTGAACAACAAACTTATCTTCACTGCCAATGATGGCGATAATACAAATGGTGATATTGATCTTTACCAGGTTGATGAAACAATCCTGCCGCTAACACTGCTTGATTTTACAGCAGTATTAAATGGTAAAGCAGCGCAACTGGAATGGAGCACTTCAACTGAGGTTAACACAAAAGATTTTACTATTCAGCGCAGTTTTGATGGATACAATTTCCAAAGCATCGGCTCAGTAACAGCAGCAGGCAACAGCACACAAAAAAGAGATTACAAATTCATCGATGCCGGAGCATTGGGCACAGGCTACACTAAAATTTACTACCGATTGCAGATGAATGATAAGGATAACAAATTCACCTATTCAAAAATTGAAATTGTTACGATCAAAAACAATGCTGTCGACTATAGTGTTTATCCTAATCCCGTAAAAAATATATTGACCATTTCATTTCCCAATGCGTTGACACATGTTAGTATTATTATAACAGACCAGCAGGGAAAAGTTCTCCTGACGCAGCAACTGAATAATATACAGCAGGGTTACAAAGCTTCTATAAATATGGCGGCATACAAAAGCGGCATTTACTACCTGCAGGTAAAAACTAATGATGGCGCACAAACAAACAAGATCATAAAATTTTGA